The following proteins come from a genomic window of Chryseobacterium glaciei:
- the xylE gene encoding D-xylose transporter XylE, whose protein sequence is MQIIDSGPKYSSGTKVKINMVYVTMLTLVATLGGLLFGYDTAVISGAEKSIQEYLIIPLGLSSLAHGATISSALIGCIIGGAVSGYISTRLGRKKSLMLAAFLFFISALGAAYPEFLFFKHGEHSMGVLLAFNFYRIIGGIGVGLASAVCPMYIGEIAPAEVRGRLVSLNQFAIIFGMLVVYFVNWGIADGKSLEWINEIGWRYMFLSLTIPAVLFGVLLFFVPETPRYLTLIKQDDEALKILTKINGEARAKEIFSEIKGTVAEHKSEIFAFGKTVIILGILLSVFQQFVGINVALYYAPRIFESMGVHKDASMLQTVVMGLVNVVFTVVAIFTVDKWGRKPLLIIGSIGMAIGMFAIAIFSYYHIIGIATLVFIIVYTASFMMSWGPICWVLISEIFPNKIRGSAIAIAVAAQWAANYLISSTYPFMMEFSGAFTYGFYGVMSVLSLIFVWKMVPETKGRSLEDIEKIWKK, encoded by the coding sequence ATGCAAATTATAGATTCGGGGCCGAAATATTCCTCAGGAACAAAGGTCAAAATCAATATGGTATATGTCACCATGCTCACATTGGTTGCCACTTTGGGCGGACTTTTGTTTGGATACGACACCGCAGTAATTTCAGGAGCTGAAAAATCAATTCAGGAGTATTTGATCATTCCATTGGGATTGAGTTCGTTGGCACATGGAGCGACGATTTCCAGTGCTTTGATCGGCTGTATCATCGGAGGTGCAGTTTCAGGGTATATTTCAACCAGATTAGGAAGAAAAAAATCTTTGATGCTTGCTGCATTTTTGTTTTTCATCAGTGCTTTGGGAGCTGCTTATCCTGAATTTTTATTTTTTAAGCACGGTGAACATTCAATGGGTGTTTTGCTGGCTTTTAATTTTTATCGAATTATTGGCGGTATCGGTGTTGGACTTGCCTCTGCAGTTTGTCCGATGTACATTGGTGAAATTGCCCCTGCCGAAGTCCGTGGAAGATTAGTTTCTTTAAATCAATTTGCTATTATTTTCGGGATGTTGGTTGTTTATTTTGTCAACTGGGGAATTGCCGATGGAAAAAGCCTTGAATGGATCAACGAAATCGGATGGCGTTATATGTTCTTATCACTAACGATTCCTGCAGTGTTGTTCGGAGTTTTATTGTTTTTCGTTCCGGAAACGCCACGTTATCTTACCTTGATTAAACAAGATGATGAAGCATTAAAAATTTTAACCAAAATAAACGGTGAAGCACGAGCAAAAGAGATATTTTCTGAGATAAAAGGAACCGTTGCAGAACATAAAAGTGAGATTTTCGCGTTTGGAAAAACAGTAATCATTCTGGGGATTTTGCTTTCTGTTTTTCAGCAATTTGTAGGAATTAATGTTGCTTTATACTACGCTCCGAGGATTTTTGAAAGTATGGGTGTTCATAAAGATGCATCCATGCTGCAAACTGTTGTGATGGGATTGGTTAACGTAGTTTTCACGGTTGTTGCTATTTTCACGGTTGATAAATGGGGCAGAAAACCTTTATTGATAATCGGTTCCATCGGAATGGCAATCGGAATGTTTGCGATCGCTATTTTCTCGTATTATCATATTATCGGGATTGCAACGTTGGTTTTCATTATTGTTTATACCGCTTCTTTTATGATGTCTTGGGGGCCAATTTGCTGGGTTTTAATCTCAGAAATTTTCCCGAATAAAATCAGAGGAAGTGCCATTGCAATCGCAGTTGCCGCACAATGGGCAGCCAATTATTTGATCTCTTCAACCTATCCTTTTATGATGGAATTCAGTGGAGCTTTCACATACGGTTTTTACGGAGTAATGAGCGTTTTATCATTAATCTTTGTCTGGAAAATGGTTCCTGAAACAAAAGGAAGATCTTTGGAAGACATTGAAAAAATCTGGAAAAAGTAA
- a CDS encoding LacI family DNA-binding transcriptional regulator translates to MNKKSATIYDISKKINVSVATVSRALNDHPRISQATKDLVKKTAKEMNYKQNNLAKALKSGETKNVGIIVPFVNTNFFSSVIRGIEEELSPHGYHVIICQSHEDVNIEKRHLNTLLNAQVDGIFMSVSRTTIDTEHIQSILDTTNTPIIFFDRKKDIPGISTIVIDDYRGGYMATEHLIKEGYKNICHFAGDLNLEIYQNRLNGYKQALLDHNFQVKEDNIIITGSSIDEGIDAIKKLWDSKSIPDAIFSSSDFAALGACQELKKRKIKIPQEVAVIGFSNEPFTQFMELSMSSVDQTPVIMGKMAGQVFIESVKENGSGVSIEKKVVLAPQLYIRKSSKRK, encoded by the coding sequence ATGAATAAGAAAAGTGCCACCATATACGATATTTCGAAGAAAATTAATGTAAGTGTGGCTACTGTTTCCAGGGCGCTTAATGATCATCCGAGGATAAGTCAGGCAACAAAAGATTTGGTGAAGAAAACCGCCAAAGAAATGAATTATAAGCAGAATAATCTTGCCAAAGCTCTTAAAAGTGGTGAAACAAAAAACGTAGGAATTATCGTTCCTTTTGTTAATACCAACTTCTTCTCCTCCGTTATCCGTGGAATTGAAGAAGAACTTTCTCCGCACGGATATCATGTAATTATTTGTCAGAGTCACGAAGATGTCAATATTGAAAAAAGACATTTAAATACTTTGCTGAACGCTCAGGTTGACGGGATTTTCATGTCCGTTTCAAGAACGACAATTGATACAGAACATATTCAGAGTATTTTAGATACAACCAATACGCCGATCATCTTTTTTGATAGAAAAAAGGATATTCCGGGCATCAGCACCATCGTTATTGATGACTACCGAGGCGGTTACATGGCTACCGAACATTTAATTAAAGAAGGTTATAAAAATATTTGTCATTTTGCGGGAGATCTTAATCTTGAAATCTATCAAAACCGTCTTAATGGTTATAAACAGGCATTACTTGACCATAATTTCCAGGTTAAAGAAGATAATATCATCATCACAGGAAGTTCAATAGATGAAGGAATTGATGCGATAAAAAAACTTTGGGACAGCAAATCGATTCCGGATGCGATATTTTCTTCAAGTGATTTTGCAGCGTTGGGCGCTTGTCAGGAATTAAAAAAACGTAAGATTAAAATACCTCAGGAAGTAGCCGTTATTGGCTTTTCAAACGAACCTTTTACCCAATTTATGGAGCTTTCGATGAGTTCTGTAGATCAAACTCCCGTTATCATGGGAAAAATGGCCGGACAGGTATTTATTGAAAGCGTAAAAGAGAATGGTTCCGGAGTTTCTATTGAGAAAAAAGTGGTGTTGGCGCCGCAGCTTTATATTAGGAAGTCTTCGAAAAGGAAGTAA
- the xylA gene encoding xylose isomerase — MAITTGNKEYFKGIDKIQFEGRESDNPLAFKYYDENKVVRGKTMKEYFKFATAYWHTFCATGGDPFGVGTQHFDWLASSDAKQRATEKMDAAFEFFTKLGVPYYCFHDYDLIDEADNFKESTKRLEFITDYAKEKQTASGVKLLWGTSNCFSNPRFMNGAATNPSFDVLAYAGGQVKNALDATIKLGGENYVFWGGREGYMSLLNTNMKRELEHMAKFLHMAKDYARSQGFKGTFFIEPKPMEPTKHQYDFDAATCLNFLRQYDLLGDFKLNLEVNHATLAQHTFEHELQVAADNNVLGSIDANRGDYQNGWDTDQFPVDLYEMTQAMLVIIEAGGFQGGGVNFDAKIRRNSTDLEDIFIAHISGMDNFARAFLAADKILEKSKYSEIRTNRYSSFDNGKGKDFEEGKLSLADLASHAAGLGEVGRESGKQEYLESLINQYL, encoded by the coding sequence ATGGCAATTACAACAGGTAACAAAGAGTATTTTAAGGGAATAGACAAGATCCAATTTGAAGGAAGAGAATCAGACAACCCGTTAGCATTTAAATATTACGATGAAAATAAAGTCGTCCGTGGAAAAACGATGAAAGAATATTTCAAATTTGCAACGGCTTACTGGCATACATTCTGCGCAACAGGCGGAGACCCGTTCGGAGTGGGAACTCAACATTTTGACTGGCTGGCTTCTTCAGATGCTAAGCAAAGAGCAACAGAAAAGATGGATGCCGCTTTCGAGTTTTTCACAAAATTGGGTGTTCCTTACTATTGTTTTCATGATTATGATTTGATCGATGAAGCAGATAATTTCAAAGAATCAACCAAAAGATTAGAATTTATTACTGATTATGCTAAAGAAAAGCAGACTGCTTCAGGTGTAAAATTATTGTGGGGAACTTCGAATTGTTTCTCCAACCCAAGATTCATGAATGGGGCGGCAACAAATCCATCTTTTGATGTATTGGCTTATGCAGGCGGACAAGTGAAAAATGCGTTGGATGCAACCATTAAGTTAGGTGGAGAAAATTACGTTTTCTGGGGCGGTCGTGAAGGCTATATGTCTTTGCTAAACACCAACATGAAACGTGAACTTGAACATATGGCGAAATTCTTACATATGGCGAAAGATTATGCGCGTTCGCAAGGTTTCAAAGGAACATTTTTCATCGAGCCAAAACCGATGGAGCCTACAAAACATCAGTATGATTTTGATGCAGCAACTTGTTTAAACTTCCTTCGCCAATACGATTTATTAGGTGATTTTAAATTAAATCTTGAAGTAAATCACGCTACTCTAGCCCAACATACTTTTGAACATGAATTACAAGTTGCTGCCGATAATAACGTTTTAGGAAGTATCGATGCCAACAGAGGAGATTATCAAAATGGTTGGGATACAGACCAATTCCCTGTTGATTTATATGAAATGACTCAGGCGATGTTGGTCATCATTGAAGCAGGTGGATTCCAAGGTGGAGGAGTAAATTTTGATGCAAAAATCAGAAGAAATTCGACAGACTTAGAAGATATTTTCATCGCTCACATCAGCGGAATGGACAATTTTGCAAGAGCTTTCCTAGCTGCTGATAAAATTTTAGAAAAATCAAAATATTCTGAGATCAGAACCAACAGATATTCTTCTTTCGACAACGGAAAAGGAAAAGATTTTGAAGAAGGAAAATTATCCCTTGCGGATCTAGCTTCTCATGCAGCAGGACTTGGAGAAGTAGGTAGAGAAAGCGGTAAGCAGGAATATCTGGAAAGCTTAATTAATCAATATTTATAG
- a CDS encoding UxaA family hydrolase: protein MQKKVLKVNPKDNVAVALVDLTQGETVTLGELTYDIIKDTKEKHKFVTEDLAIGDEIIMYGVLVGKASQPIQKGEVITTENVKHQSAKVEGKTETTVWTAPNVDKWKDKTFMGYHREDGQVGTENVWLFFPLVFCENRNVEILKDVFEKELLFEKATKHQLLLRSLINNSETETAVEEDQNSRVFKNIDVKFITHQGGCGGIRQDAEALGRLLAGYVNNPNVAGATVLSLGCQNLQVQIFTDALQKISPNNKKPIIVYEQQKSGTVDEMLNGIIKDSYEAIKQANEIERKPTPISKLVLGLECGGSDGFSGISANPVLGQLSDLIAGIGGSTILSEFPELCGVEQELVNRCVNEDDAERFLQLMKDFEDSVVAAGSGFDMNPSPGNIKDGLITDAMKSAGAAKKGGSSPINDVLDFTEYIKEPGLNLLCTPGNDVECTTALVGSGSNVVLFTTGLGTPTGNPVVPVVKISSNTSLSQRMPDIIDFNTGDVITGEKTIDEKAEELLEFIIEVASGEVKTKAAILNQNDFIPWRRGVSL, encoded by the coding sequence ATGCAAAAGAAAGTACTGAAAGTAAATCCCAAAGATAATGTAGCAGTGGCATTGGTTGATCTGACGCAGGGAGAAACTGTTACTTTGGGTGAACTTACTTATGATATTATAAAAGATACGAAGGAGAAACACAAATTCGTGACCGAAGATCTTGCGATTGGAGACGAGATCATTATGTACGGTGTTTTGGTGGGAAAAGCGAGTCAGCCGATCCAGAAAGGAGAGGTTATCACGACTGAAAATGTTAAGCACCAAAGCGCAAAAGTAGAAGGCAAAACAGAGACAACGGTTTGGACAGCTCCGAATGTTGACAAATGGAAAGATAAAACTTTCATGGGTTATCACAGAGAAGACGGGCAGGTCGGAACAGAAAACGTTTGGTTATTTTTCCCATTGGTTTTTTGTGAAAACAGAAATGTGGAAATCTTAAAAGATGTTTTTGAAAAGGAATTGTTATTCGAAAAAGCAACAAAACATCAGCTATTATTAAGATCGCTAATCAATAATTCTGAAACGGAAACTGCTGTTGAAGAAGATCAGAATTCAAGGGTTTTTAAAAATATAGATGTAAAATTCATCACCCACCAAGGCGGTTGTGGCGGTATTCGTCAGGACGCAGAAGCGTTGGGAAGGTTATTGGCAGGTTATGTGAATAATCCGAATGTAGCCGGAGCAACGGTTTTGAGCTTGGGATGTCAGAATTTACAGGTTCAGATTTTTACGGATGCATTGCAAAAAATCAGTCCGAATAATAAAAAACCGATCATTGTTTACGAACAGCAAAAGTCCGGAACAGTTGATGAAATGCTCAACGGAATCATCAAAGATTCTTACGAAGCCATCAAGCAAGCCAATGAAATCGAAAGAAAACCAACCCCAATTTCTAAGTTAGTTTTAGGATTGGAATGTGGGGGTTCAGACGGTTTTTCAGGAATTTCTGCCAATCCGGTTTTAGGACAATTATCAGATTTAATAGCTGGAATCGGTGGTTCAACCATCCTTTCAGAATTTCCGGAATTATGTGGAGTAGAGCAGGAATTGGTGAACCGTTGCGTGAATGAAGATGATGCGGAAAGATTCTTACAGTTAATGAAAGATTTTGAAGATTCAGTCGTTGCTGCAGGATCAGGTTTTGATATGAATCCATCGCCGGGGAATATTAAAGATGGACTGATAACCGACGCCATGAAATCTGCAGGAGCTGCTAAAAAAGGTGGTTCATCGCCGATAAATGACGTTCTCGATTTCACAGAATACATCAAAGAACCGGGCTTAAATTTATTATGCACCCCCGGAAATGACGTGGAATGTACAACGGCTTTGGTTGGTTCAGGCTCAAACGTAGTTTTATTCACAACAGGTTTGGGAACTCCAACTGGAAATCCGGTTGTTCCCGTTGTGAAAATTTCGTCAAACACTTCTTTATCACAAAGAATGCCCGATATCATTGATTTCAACACAGGAGACGTGATTACAGGTGAAAAAACAATCGACGAAAAGGCAGAAGAGCTTTTAGAATTTATCATCGAAGTCGCAAGCGGAGAGGTAAAAACAAAAGCCGCAATTTTGAATCAAAACGATTTTATTCCCTGGAGACGGGGAGTAAGTTTATAA
- a CDS encoding tagaturonate reductase: protein MENQTKQKLNRELNGSQEKLPIKIVQFGGGNFMRGFTDYVIDKLNKEAGFNAGIVNVQPTAGGSVHKLEEQDNLYTLFSRGIKKGEIIDTKQVISAIQKSINPYTNYDEFLALAKEEELEFIFSNTTETGIAYDESENDYAGPHKNFPAKLTVLLHERFKHFNGAEDKGLRIIPCELIEDNAFALKEIILKYAQLWNLEANFVQWIEQSNYFHNTLVDRIVPGYPKDDSDTYEDQLDYEDKMMVVSETFLLFVIQDASNLKERIPFDKIDEQILVVDDIQPYRLRKVRILNGGHTLMLAPAILSGKETVKESIDNQFLGKFLNETIFNEVNPTLGLDEKELKDFAEEVFDRFRNPFIKHYQASIALYFVSKFKVRILPSLLKYVEINHKLPLNLTFSLASLIRFYQGNFGEKSLPINDEEAIVTRFKKIWANEDYEKIAELALSETSFWDTDLTKVNGLKSAVAKALWEIDHNDIETAYHNFIQFYS, encoded by the coding sequence ATGGAAAATCAGACAAAACAAAAATTAAATCGTGAATTAAACGGTTCTCAGGAAAAGCTTCCAATCAAAATTGTACAGTTTGGGGGTGGGAATTTCATGAGAGGATTCACAGATTATGTGATTGATAAATTAAATAAAGAAGCAGGATTTAATGCAGGAATCGTAAACGTTCAGCCAACAGCAGGTGGTTCGGTTCATAAATTGGAAGAGCAGGATAATTTATACACGCTTTTTTCAAGAGGAATTAAAAAAGGCGAGATCATTGATACAAAACAGGTGATTTCTGCGATTCAGAAGTCGATCAATCCTTATACAAATTATGATGAATTCTTAGCGTTAGCGAAAGAAGAAGAATTAGAATTTATCTTTTCCAATACGACAGAAACAGGAATTGCTTATGACGAATCAGAAAATGATTACGCTGGTCCGCACAAGAATTTTCCTGCGAAACTAACGGTTTTATTACACGAAAGATTCAAACATTTCAATGGAGCGGAAGACAAAGGGTTGAGAATTATTCCATGTGAATTGATCGAAGACAATGCTTTTGCTTTAAAAGAAATTATCTTAAAATATGCCCAACTTTGGAATTTAGAAGCTAACTTTGTGCAATGGATTGAACAAAGTAATTATTTCCATAATACATTGGTAGACAGAATTGTTCCGGGTTATCCGAAAGATGATTCAGATACGTACGAAGATCAATTGGATTATGAAGATAAAATGATGGTCGTTTCTGAAACTTTCTTGCTTTTTGTCATTCAGGATGCATCAAATTTAAAAGAAAGAATTCCTTTTGATAAAATTGACGAACAGATTTTGGTTGTTGATGATATTCAGCCGTACCGTTTAAGAAAAGTGAGAATTTTGAATGGTGGTCACACATTGATGTTGGCTCCAGCAATTTTATCAGGAAAAGAAACGGTAAAAGAATCTATCGATAATCAATTTTTAGGTAAATTTTTAAATGAAACGATTTTTAATGAAGTAAATCCTACATTAGGTTTAGATGAAAAAGAATTGAAAGATTTTGCTGAAGAAGTTTTCGACAGATTCAGAAATCCTTTTATCAAGCATTATCAGGCAAGTATCGCTTTGTATTTTGTGTCTAAATTTAAGGTAAGAATTCTTCCGAGTCTGTTAAAATATGTTGAAATTAACCATAAATTACCGCTTAATTTAACCTTCTCATTGGCAAGTTTAATCAGATTCTATCAAGGAAATTTTGGTGAAAAATCTCTACCGATAAATGATGAAGAAGCGATTGTCACTAGATTCAAAAAAATCTGGGCAAACGAAGATTACGAAAAAATCGCAGAATTGGCGCTAAGCGAAACATCTTTCTGGGACACAGACCTTACAAAGGTTAATGGTTTGAAATCTGCAGTTGCAAAAGCATTGTGGGAAATTGATCACAACGATATAGAAACTGCATATCACAACTTTATACAATTTTATTCTTAA